The Gemmatimonadota bacterium genome has a segment encoding these proteins:
- a CDS encoding tetratricopeptide repeat protein, with product MTLDKLKVAARQHEQREEWRAAIELYRQAIREAEGGTEGADPSLYNRIGDLEHKAGDHTAACDAWDQAAARYGEQGFFNNAIALCGKILRLDPDRIRTHLELARYQARKRVLYDVRHQLSTYLERMERAGQGDAAKSAVDAFAAEFSSWRDLQGLVDELLGRDHAPEEVASPGGTSVEQGRGLVFIDTDLRLERASESIPGPVTDHAIDPTLVEQIEFERPPEVSQLEGLEQSTMQADPDAPAPTTVLLDGLVDVGLTAAAAGAQGRIDGLEVTSFEPPPAADTISLDMSPDAAPEGGAPLVFLETEGATDAPATPAMPALPEGVTLDDPLGQRVTGHALLEHGDRAGGIARLEAALAGYQERAEWLHAWQVSTELVQAEPNSINRYQARVEVASQMKDGPRLCESYVELGDAFVREGSTDKAVAVYRRVLELDEYHERARAALRAMHPDAPSEQTADGFIDFAAMMNEDAGPRSTRMRTETTAISPDEDETFREALAEFKRALDQNLPIEDHQAHYDLGIAFKEMGLLDEAIGEFQKALRSPAARLRTSEALGETFYDQGRPAVAEAVLRAVERGPEDDAEKIGVLYWLGRAQEAQGKNADARNCYERVLAVDVGFHDVAERLTHLASGSS from the coding sequence ATGACGCTTGACAAGCTCAAAGTCGCCGCGCGCCAGCACGAACAGCGCGAAGAATGGCGGGCGGCGATCGAGCTTTATCGCCAGGCCATCCGCGAGGCAGAAGGGGGGACCGAAGGCGCTGATCCTTCCCTCTACAACCGCATCGGCGATCTCGAGCACAAGGCCGGCGACCATACCGCCGCGTGTGACGCGTGGGACCAGGCCGCCGCGCGTTATGGCGAGCAGGGGTTCTTCAATAACGCCATCGCGCTCTGCGGCAAGATTCTCCGCCTCGACCCCGACCGCATCCGCACTCACCTTGAGCTGGCCCGCTATCAGGCACGCAAGCGGGTCCTCTACGACGTGCGCCATCAGCTCAGCACCTATCTCGAGCGGATGGAGCGCGCGGGGCAGGGGGATGCTGCGAAATCGGCGGTCGATGCCTTCGCCGCCGAGTTCTCCAGCTGGCGTGACCTCCAGGGACTGGTAGACGAACTGCTCGGACGCGACCACGCCCCCGAGGAAGTTGCATCGCCGGGGGGGACCAGCGTCGAGCAAGGCCGGGGCCTGGTCTTCATTGACACCGACCTTCGGCTCGAGCGCGCATCCGAATCGATACCGGGGCCGGTTACCGATCACGCGATCGACCCGACCCTCGTCGAGCAGATCGAGTTCGAGCGCCCGCCCGAGGTGAGCCAGCTTGAGGGGCTCGAGCAGTCCACCATGCAAGCCGATCCTGACGCGCCTGCGCCCACAACCGTCCTGCTCGATGGCCTGGTGGATGTCGGGCTCACGGCGGCGGCTGCCGGCGCGCAGGGCCGCATCGATGGTCTCGAGGTCACCTCGTTCGAGCCACCGCCTGCGGCCGACACGATCTCGCTCGACATGTCACCGGACGCCGCGCCCGAAGGCGGCGCGCCGCTGGTCTTTCTGGAGACCGAGGGAGCGACCGACGCTCCAGCGACCCCAGCGATGCCCGCGCTACCCGAAGGCGTGACCCTCGACGATCCGCTGGGGCAGCGGGTCACGGGCCACGCGTTGCTGGAGCACGGCGATCGCGCAGGCGGTATCGCGCGGCTCGAAGCAGCGCTCGCGGGGTATCAGGAGCGCGCCGAATGGCTTCATGCCTGGCAAGTGTCGACCGAACTCGTGCAGGCCGAGCCGAACTCCATCAATCGCTATCAGGCGCGCGTGGAAGTTGCTTCGCAGATGAAGGATGGGCCACGGCTTTGCGAGTCGTACGTGGAACTCGGCGATGCCTTTGTTCGCGAAGGAAGCACCGACAAGGCAGTGGCGGTCTATCGCCGGGTGCTCGAACTCGATGAGTACCACGAACGCGCCCGCGCAGCGCTCCGCGCGATGCACCCCGATGCGCCAAGCGAACAGACGGCCGACGGCTTCATCGATTTTGCGGCGATGATGAACGAGGATGCCGGCCCGCGCTCCACCCGGATGCGCACCGAGACAACTGCGATCTCGCCGGATGAAGATGAGACCTTCCGCGAGGCACTCGCGGAATTCAAGCGGGCACTGGATCAGAACCTCCCGATCGAAGATCACCAGGCCCACTACGACCTCGGGATCGCGTTCAAGGAGATGGGGCTGCTCGACGAAGCAATCGGCGAATTCCAGAAGGCGCTCCGTTCACCAGCCGCGCGGCTCCGGACATCGGAGGCGCTTGGCGAGACGTTCTACGATCAGGGTCGGCCGGCGGTCGCCGAGGCTGTGCTGCGCGCCGTGGAGCGCGGCCCCGAGGACGACGCCGAGAAGATCGGTGTCCTCTACTGGCTCGGCCGGGCGCAAGAAGCGCAGGGGAAGAATGCTGATGCCCGCAACTGCTACGAGCGCGTGCTGGCCGTTGATGTCGGGTTCCACGACGTGGCCGAGCGTCTGACCCATCTCGCCAGCGGTTCGTCGTGA
- the tatC gene encoding twin-arginine translocase subunit TatC: protein MDNPAGEMPFLDHLEELRGRIIRALIAVFVGVGIGLWVVTSYNAIGYLKAPIAPYLPGGKLTILAPTEQVMVILKLGVVLGLVLASPVIIYQLWAFLSPALYDREKKAMIPALGLGLVLFLFGSWLGWIYGVPLSLKFLLTVSNDFVNQITFAEYFSFVIQVILAVGISFELPLIMTLLSWVGVMDAKRFSGFRRYAVLLNCIAGAILSPGTDVLSMIVCSALLIALYELGVLGAFVVQRRRKKAAQIAGALVLFTMLAGGPRELHAQNPPFRPPSADTGRAKVTPGLGARAIDSSTAKRLGIPTKPKYKFLEPDSVMQALLKREGFAVTRFRGDSATLLPGDEGLFLGGHAATVRDTSVLEANEIIYSDARCELSAKGEPRMFEDPEGKGKILVGRTMKFDTCHERGVIGEATTTFDDAGANWFLRGNLAVDSTGKRLYAAHSEFTSCDLAEPHYHFQSGQVKWVSQSVLVARPAVLYIRDVPIVWMPFLFQDTKVGRRSGILIPNFGFNDIVRPSRTYNRQVTNIGYYWAPNDYIDLTAHMDWYANRYMRYGSQFRYRWRDRFVTGDFAIDKEQQSLGGGSTNIRWSHDQQFNNTTSLRFGLNYVGNSSVLQGNTVDPLLSTQNITSQLNLAKRFSWGNTNLGATRSQTISDGQVRMTLPSLTISPRAFEFGQHVSWSPTFSLSNDLEQKTPFTEILANNGRLDTLSSLGHRRTTNVTIGTPIRFGTFNWSNNLTLTDMQASQRRTVTQRVPDLSTADPLDSVSVSTVRNGDFLSSFDWTTGINLPLLLQGTFKVTPTLGITNITSGPLMVRNTATNGQWVQQGKKLQLSLASTPTLFGFLGGIGPVQRFRASINPLMNLQYSPKAKLSEDYARAVSGSGGISLPLETPPTLTASVSLNQTYVAKMKPAPGDTTSDDTNLPKKTLLNWGTTPVAYDFEQAKLPGRSGWTTAAVTNTFQSDLVRGLNVSLTHDLWEGQVGTDTAKFAPFLSNVNASMSLDGGTFRSIAGFFGLAKKRDPRDVRDTTTPPPSYMSPASRRFRPGAFSNTDAYATGAGRGFTANLNYSLQRRRPTGTTVGSVSTDPNDIFFPPTNLVSGNHSNLGLSTSFSPTRYWSVSWQTQYNITDSKFESQVIRLQRDLHDWMASFDFSKTATGNFAFFFTVTLKPLPDVKFDYNQTTLKPR from the coding sequence ATGGATAATCCTGCCGGCGAGATGCCGTTCCTCGATCACCTCGAGGAACTTCGCGGGCGTATCATCCGCGCGCTCATCGCGGTCTTCGTTGGCGTCGGCATCGGCCTCTGGGTGGTGACCAGCTACAACGCCATCGGTTATCTCAAGGCGCCGATCGCCCCGTACCTGCCCGGCGGGAAACTCACCATCCTCGCGCCGACCGAACAGGTGATGGTGATCCTGAAGCTCGGCGTCGTGCTCGGGCTCGTGCTGGCATCGCCGGTCATCATCTACCAGTTGTGGGCCTTCCTCTCGCCGGCACTTTACGACCGCGAGAAAAAGGCGATGATCCCGGCGCTCGGCCTCGGGCTGGTGCTCTTCCTGTTCGGCAGCTGGCTCGGCTGGATCTACGGCGTTCCGCTCTCGCTGAAGTTCCTGCTCACCGTCAGCAACGATTTCGTGAACCAGATCACTTTCGCCGAATATTTCTCGTTCGTGATTCAGGTGATCCTTGCGGTCGGCATCTCATTCGAACTGCCGTTGATCATGACCCTCCTCTCCTGGGTCGGGGTCATGGATGCGAAGCGCTTCAGCGGCTTCCGGCGCTATGCCGTCCTGCTCAACTGCATCGCCGGGGCGATTCTCTCGCCGGGCACCGACGTCCTGTCGATGATCGTCTGCTCGGCGCTGCTGATTGCGTTGTATGAGCTCGGTGTGCTCGGCGCCTTTGTGGTGCAGCGGCGCCGGAAGAAGGCCGCCCAGATCGCCGGCGCGCTGGTGCTCTTCACGATGCTGGCGGGGGGGCCGAGAGAGTTGCACGCCCAGAACCCGCCATTCCGGCCCCCGTCCGCCGACACCGGACGTGCCAAGGTGACGCCAGGACTGGGCGCCCGGGCCATCGACTCGTCGACCGCAAAGCGACTCGGAATCCCGACCAAACCGAAGTACAAGTTTCTCGAGCCCGACTCGGTGATGCAGGCCCTCCTCAAGCGGGAGGGCTTTGCTGTTACCCGATTCCGGGGCGACTCGGCCACGCTGCTGCCGGGCGACGAGGGCCTCTTCCTCGGCGGACACGCAGCCACGGTGCGCGATACCAGTGTGCTCGAGGCCAACGAAATCATCTACAGCGATGCGCGGTGCGAGCTGTCGGCGAAGGGCGAGCCGCGGATGTTCGAAGACCCGGAGGGGAAGGGGAAGATCCTGGTGGGTCGGACGATGAAGTTCGACACCTGCCACGAACGCGGGGTCATCGGTGAGGCGACGACCACCTTCGATGACGCCGGCGCGAACTGGTTCCTGCGCGGCAACCTGGCGGTGGACTCCACCGGCAAACGACTCTATGCGGCGCACAGCGAGTTCACCTCGTGCGACCTGGCCGAGCCACACTATCACTTCCAGTCAGGGCAGGTGAAGTGGGTGTCGCAATCGGTGCTCGTGGCGCGCCCGGCGGTGCTCTACATCCGCGATGTGCCGATTGTCTGGATGCCGTTCCTCTTCCAGGACACCAAGGTTGGCCGCCGCTCGGGGATCCTGATTCCCAACTTCGGTTTCAACGACATTGTGCGACCGTCGCGGACTTACAACCGCCAGGTCACCAACATCGGCTATTACTGGGCGCCCAACGACTACATCGACCTCACCGCGCATATGGACTGGTACGCCAACCGGTATATGCGTTACGGGTCGCAGTTCCGGTATCGCTGGCGTGACCGGTTCGTCACGGGTGACTTCGCCATTGACAAGGAACAGCAGAGCCTGGGCGGTGGGAGCACGAACATCCGCTGGAGTCACGACCAGCAGTTCAACAACACCACGTCGCTCCGCTTCGGGCTCAACTACGTCGGGAACAGCTCGGTGTTGCAGGGGAACACCGTCGACCCGCTGCTGTCGACGCAGAACATCACCAGCCAGCTGAACCTCGCGAAGCGCTTCAGCTGGGGAAATACCAACCTCGGTGCCACGCGGAGCCAGACGATCAGTGACGGGCAGGTCCGGATGACCTTGCCCTCGCTCACCATCTCACCGCGAGCCTTCGAGTTCGGACAGCATGTCTCGTGGAGCCCGACCTTTTCGCTCTCGAATGATCTGGAGCAGAAGACTCCCTTCACCGAAATTCTTGCGAACAACGGCCGGCTCGACACGCTCTCGAGCCTCGGGCACCGGCGGACGACGAACGTCACCATCGGGACGCCGATCCGTTTCGGGACGTTCAACTGGAGCAACAACCTGACGCTCACCGACATGCAGGCGTCGCAGCGCCGCACTGTGACGCAGCGGGTCCCCGACCTCTCCACCGCGGATCCGCTGGACTCCGTGAGCGTAAGCACGGTCCGGAACGGTGATTTCCTGAGCTCCTTCGACTGGACCACCGGAATCAACCTGCCGCTCCTGCTCCAGGGCACGTTCAAGGTGACGCCGACGCTCGGCATCACGAACATCACGAGTGGCCCGCTGATGGTGCGCAATACCGCCACCAATGGCCAGTGGGTGCAGCAGGGGAAGAAACTGCAGCTTTCCCTCGCGTCGACCCCCACCCTGTTCGGGTTTCTCGGTGGAATCGGACCGGTGCAGCGATTCCGTGCCAGCATCAACCCGCTGATGAATCTTCAATACTCGCCGAAGGCAAAGCTTTCCGAGGACTATGCTCGCGCGGTCTCCGGGAGCGGCGGGATCTCATTGCCACTCGAGACTCCGCCCACGCTGACCGCGTCGGTGAGTCTCAATCAGACGTACGTCGCGAAGATGAAGCCTGCCCCGGGTGATACCACGAGTGACGACACGAACCTGCCGAAGAAGACGCTGCTCAACTGGGGCACCACGCCGGTGGCCTACGACTTCGAACAGGCGAAGCTCCCCGGGCGAAGCGGCTGGACCACGGCCGCCGTGACGAACACCTTCCAGAGCGATCTCGTCCGCGGCCTGAACGTCTCGCTCACCCACGACCTCTGGGAAGGGCAGGTTGGGACCGACACGGCGAAGTTCGCGCCGTTTCTCTCGAATGTGAATGCGAGCATGTCCCTCGATGGTGGCACATTCCGCTCGATCGCCGGCTTTTTCGGGCTGGCGAAGAAGCGCGACCCGCGGGACGTGCGCGATACGACCACGCCTCCGCCGAGTTACATGAGCCCGGCGTCGCGACGCTTCCGGCCCGGCGCATTTTCCAACACCGATGCTTACGCGACCGGGGCCGGACGCGGCTTTACCGCGAACCTGAATTACTCGCTGCAGCGTCGTCGCCCCACGGGCACCACGGTGGGCTCGGTGAGCACCGACCCCAACGACATCTTCTTCCCGCCTACCAACCTGGTCTCGGGAAACCACAGTAACCTCGGTCTCAGCACCTCCTTCTCGCCCACCCGTTACTGGAGCGTCTCCTGGCAAACCCAGTACAACATCACCGACTCCAAGTTCGAGTCGCAGGTGATCCGGCTGCAGCGTGACCTGCACGACTGGATGGCGTCGTTCGATTTCTCCAAGACCGCGACCGGCAACTTTGCCTTCTTCTTCACGGTGACCCTCAAGCCGCTCCCCGACGTCAAGTTCGACTACAACCAGACGACCCTCAAGCCGCGCTGA
- a CDS encoding tetratricopeptide repeat protein, whose amino-acid sequence MRARVAMPLLLLGAACATPGQVRRVETQVSVLERTQARADSARAAELTRIIAMQQRGMDSLVALSSALARSGRDNMAEFTEVRRSLLVLQELSGQSQRRLSDLRNQLEVRGAETPAPPPAPGDTTRPAAGQAPINQPSADAIYSAARGQSQQGAMMSARLGFRRLLELYPTSSYAPDATYGIADTFDPAQPDSARVYYSEVVSKYATSSRAPTALFKLGKLSERRADRAAAKAYYQQVIDRYPQSDEAKLARDALRALP is encoded by the coding sequence ATGCGGGCCCGCGTCGCGATGCCGCTGCTGCTCCTCGGAGCGGCGTGTGCCACGCCGGGGCAGGTGCGGCGCGTCGAGACGCAGGTGTCTGTGCTCGAACGGACCCAGGCGCGTGCCGATTCGGCGCGCGCCGCCGAACTGACCCGGATCATTGCCATGCAGCAGCGCGGGATGGACTCCCTCGTCGCGCTGTCGAGCGCGCTCGCACGAAGCGGTCGCGACAACATGGCCGAGTTCACTGAAGTCCGTCGCTCGCTGCTGGTGCTGCAGGAGCTCTCGGGGCAGAGCCAGCGCCGCCTGAGCGACTTGCGTAACCAGCTTGAGGTGCGGGGTGCCGAGACGCCGGCGCCTCCTCCAGCGCCCGGCGACACGACGCGCCCGGCCGCTGGTCAGGCACCGATCAACCAGCCCTCCGCCGACGCCATCTACTCGGCCGCGCGCGGGCAGAGTCAGCAGGGTGCGATGATGTCGGCGCGACTCGGCTTCCGGCGCCTGCTGGAGCTCTATCCCACCTCGTCGTACGCTCCCGATGCGACATATGGCATTGCCGACACCTTCGATCCGGCGCAGCCGGACTCGGCGCGGGTGTACTACAGCGAAGTCGTGAGCAAGTACGCGACCTCGTCGCGGGCCCCGACGGCGCTCTTCAAGCTCGGCAAGCTGTCCGAACGCCGCGCCGATCGGGCGGCTGCGAAGGCCTACTACCAGCAAGTGATCGATCGCTACCCGCAGAGCGATGAGGCGAAGCTTGCCCGCGACGCGTTGCGCGCCCTTCCGTAG
- a CDS encoding OmpA family protein: protein MTQRALVVALFGLATVVGACGKKAEPTVAPAPVPSSAPSSPTTTATVPRSNADSIARAEAARKEAERAGLVNQIAETIHFDYNEFTIGADDTGRLDRKAAILKANPALRIRVTGHADERGSDEYNLALGMKRSVAAKDYLVRLGVDASRIEVASLGREVPIDPSSNEAAYAKNRRDEFEPIAGAQSLVAPR from the coding sequence ATGACTCAACGTGCCCTCGTCGTTGCCCTGTTCGGGCTGGCGACCGTCGTCGGAGCCTGTGGCAAGAAGGCTGAACCCACCGTAGCGCCGGCACCGGTGCCGAGCTCGGCGCCATCGTCGCCGACCACCACCGCCACCGTGCCGCGTTCGAATGCTGACTCGATCGCCCGGGCCGAGGCCGCACGGAAGGAAGCCGAGCGTGCCGGCCTCGTGAACCAGATCGCCGAGACGATTCACTTCGACTACAACGAATTCACGATCGGCGCTGACGATACTGGCCGACTTGATCGCAAGGCCGCGATCCTCAAGGCCAACCCGGCGCTGCGCATTCGCGTCACCGGTCACGCCGACGAGCGCGGCTCCGACGAGTACAACCTCGCCCTCGGCATGAAGCGCTCCGTTGCCGCGAAGGATTACCTCGTCCGCCTCGGCGTCGACGCATCGCGCATCGAAGTCGCCTCACTTGGCCGTGAAGTGCCGATCGACCCGTCCTCGAACGAAGCGGCGTATGCCAAGAACCGTCGCGACGAGTTCGAGCCGATCGCCGGCGCGCAGTCGCTGGTGGCACCGCGCTGA
- a CDS encoding TonB C-terminal domain-containing protein — protein sequence MTAVRASTRPAGLTGTLAVHGLVVVALVLFAQRAPAPSPVVYAVELIAAPAPQETPRRAAAEATPVAEAETAPILPPKQKVKPEPVKPKPANQVKVEDKVPVTKAPVTPIPNTTPSTGRDVVTLSQAGMQFPFPEYLRNITNQIYLRWRQPLVGTNLHAEVSFVILRDGSVKDPAIAVSSGRDDFDLNALGAVELSGRARAFGPLPSGFVGDELPISFYFAPTRRP from the coding sequence ATGACCGCCGTGCGCGCCTCGACACGTCCAGCCGGACTCACCGGGACGCTTGCTGTGCATGGCCTCGTCGTCGTGGCACTCGTGCTCTTCGCTCAGCGTGCGCCGGCTCCGTCGCCAGTCGTCTATGCCGTAGAACTGATCGCCGCTCCGGCACCGCAAGAGACCCCGCGACGCGCAGCTGCCGAGGCGACTCCGGTGGCCGAGGCGGAAACCGCGCCGATCCTGCCGCCGAAGCAAAAGGTCAAACCCGAACCGGTGAAGCCGAAGCCTGCGAATCAGGTGAAAGTCGAGGACAAGGTGCCTGTGACCAAAGCGCCGGTGACCCCGATTCCGAATACGACACCGAGTACGGGCCGGGACGTAGTAACCCTGAGTCAGGCCGGAATGCAGTTTCCGTTTCCGGAATATCTCAGGAACATCACCAATCAGATCTATCTCCGGTGGCGTCAGCCGCTGGTCGGGACCAATCTGCACGCCGAGGTGTCGTTCGTGATTCTTCGAGATGGCTCCGTCAAGGATCCCGCGATCGCGGTGAGCTCGGGACGCGACGACTTCGATCTCAATGCGCTCGGCGCAGTGGAACTCTCCGGCCGTGCGAGGGCGTTCGGGCCGCTGCCATCGGGCTTCGTCGGCGACGAGTTGCCGATCTCCTTCTATTTCGCTCCAACGCGGCGGCCGTGA
- a CDS encoding biopolymer transporter ExbD has translation MAGLGGLGRGRRGRRRLNAEVNIINLVDVVLVLLIIFMVTAPMMQGGIEVRLPKAASRPITSTNAVNVTVEKSGRISIGTQQYTFDQFSAAFRILISQKRPEMVYVKGDEGARYGEIARVLGVVNAAGIRSVGLVTQPTAAP, from the coding sequence GTGGCGGGGCTCGGCGGACTCGGACGGGGCCGGCGCGGCCGACGGCGACTCAACGCCGAGGTCAACATCATCAACCTCGTCGATGTCGTCCTCGTGCTGCTGATCATCTTCATGGTCACGGCGCCGATGATGCAGGGCGGTATCGAAGTTCGCCTCCCCAAGGCCGCCTCGCGGCCGATCACCTCGACCAATGCGGTCAATGTCACGGTCGAAAAGAGCGGCCGCATCTCCATCGGAACCCAGCAATACACCTTCGATCAGTTCAGCGCGGCCTTCCGGATCCTCATCAGCCAGAAGCGGCCCGAGATGGTCTATGTCAAGGGCGATGAGGGAGCGCGCTATGGCGAGATCGCGCGAGTCCTCGGCGTCGTGAATGCGGCCGGCATCCGCTCGGTCGGACTCGTGACCCAGCCCACCGCCGCTCCATGA
- a CDS encoding MotA/TolQ/ExbB proton channel family protein, with amino-acid sequence MEQTAGASVPGLIQLVLNASTETSVVLVICALCSLISWYVIGAKWWEFRRLRSARKAFDAAVARSRSTDDRAQAVTRLGDSPYADIVQTSTSFIADLHGAMERANVSRTGLSLTQLEALTMTLDTRVREEADQAGRMIPWLATIGSTAPLLGLFGTVLGIMKSFNGLSVAGSSNLAAVAPGIADALIATAAGLGAAIPAVVAYNIFTSRTERFEGELERLAQETIGAMGREGKL; translated from the coding sequence ATGGAACAGACCGCCGGGGCGTCGGTTCCCGGGCTCATCCAGCTGGTGCTCAATGCGAGCACGGAAACGAGCGTCGTGCTCGTGATCTGTGCCCTCTGCTCGCTCATCTCGTGGTACGTCATTGGCGCGAAGTGGTGGGAGTTCCGTCGCCTCCGCAGCGCGCGCAAGGCGTTCGACGCTGCCGTCGCCCGCAGCCGCAGCACAGATGATCGGGCGCAGGCGGTGACCCGGCTCGGCGACTCACCCTACGCCGATATCGTGCAGACATCGACCTCGTTCATCGCAGACCTGCACGGCGCGATGGAGCGGGCCAATGTCTCGCGTACCGGGCTCTCGCTCACGCAGCTCGAAGCCCTCACCATGACGCTCGACACCAGGGTTCGCGAGGAAGCCGATCAGGCTGGTCGGATGATCCCCTGGCTCGCCACCATCGGAAGCACCGCGCCGCTGCTCGGCCTCTTCGGCACCGTGCTCGGCATCATGAAGTCGTTCAACGGGCTGAGTGTGGCAGGGAGCAGCAATCTCGCGGCCGTGGCCCCCGGCATTGCCGATGCACTGATCGCGACCGCTGCCGGCCTTGGTGCCGCGATCCCTGCCGTGGTGGCCTACAACATCTTCACGTCACGGACCGAGCGGTTCGAAGGCGAACTCGAGCGCCTGGCCCAGGAAACGATCGGCGCAATGGGGCGCGAGGGGAAGTTGTAG
- a CDS encoding NAD-dependent epimerase/dehydratase family protein, with protein MSGSVLITGGAGFIGSHIAEAYLAAGWSVTCLDDLSRGKREQVPSAARLVVADVRSAEARETVASGKFDVVVHQAAQIDVRVSVDEPALDASINLVGFANILSGVVDGKVKRVVFASSGGVVYGDPSVLPTPEPTANLPISPYGVSKLAGEHYLRVLGQLHGFEGVALRYANVYGPRQDPASEAGVVSIFVSRLLADKPFTIFGDGKQTRDYVFVRDVARANLLAGSAPVSRGDRLDVPAFNIGTGTETSVNELAAHVGRAIGKAPVIEYASARPGELFRSCLDISKAKGELGWTPQVTFDEGMKALAGWFEGTVR; from the coding sequence ATGAGTGGATCGGTCCTGATCACGGGTGGTGCCGGCTTCATCGGGTCCCACATTGCCGAGGCCTACCTCGCTGCAGGCTGGTCGGTGACTTGCCTCGACGATCTCTCGCGAGGAAAGCGCGAGCAGGTGCCGTCGGCGGCCAGGCTGGTGGTCGCAGACGTCCGATCGGCCGAGGCTCGCGAGACAGTGGCGTCCGGCAAGTTCGATGTCGTCGTGCATCAGGCCGCACAAATCGATGTGCGCGTCTCCGTCGATGAGCCGGCCCTCGACGCCTCGATCAACCTCGTCGGTTTCGCGAACATTCTCTCCGGCGTTGTCGACGGCAAGGTGAAGCGCGTCGTGTTCGCGTCGAGTGGTGGCGTGGTCTATGGCGATCCATCGGTACTGCCGACTCCCGAACCCACCGCAAACCTCCCCATCTCACCGTACGGCGTGAGCAAGCTCGCGGGCGAACACTACCTGCGCGTGCTTGGTCAGCTCCACGGCTTCGAGGGCGTCGCGCTCCGTTATGCCAATGTCTACGGTCCGCGACAGGACCCGGCATCGGAAGCGGGCGTCGTGTCGATCTTCGTCTCGCGGCTGCTCGCCGACAAGCCGTTCACCATCTTCGGCGATGGCAAGCAGACCCGCGACTATGTCTTCGTGCGTGACGTCGCGCGCGCCAATCTGCTCGCCGGCAGCGCGCCTGTGTCGCGCGGCGATCGTCTCGACGTCCCCGCCTTCAACATCGGCACCGGGACGGAGACCAGCGTGAACGAACTCGCAGCCCACGTCGGACGCGCCATCGGCAAGGCGCCTGTCATCGAATATGCGTCGGCCCGTCCTGGCGAGCTCTTCCGATCATGCCTCGATATTTCGAAGGCCAAGGGCGAACTCGGCTGGACACCCCAGGTCACTTTCGACGAAGGAATGAAGGCGCTGGCCGGCTGGTTTGAAGGGACGGTCCGCTGA
- the ssb gene encoding single-stranded DNA-binding protein produces MSKSLNKVILIGNLGADPEVRSTSNGGRVATVSLATGRQWKGADGSKQEKTAWHRIVFWNAKNGQQLADIIERYCKKGDKLYVEGEIEYRTWQDKEGQTRYSTEINGRELILLSGKGEGSEGGGGNWGGGSARAAAPAAKGGEKKDESFDSFPEALDAEDDDLPF; encoded by the coding sequence ATGAGCAAGAGTCTCAACAAGGTCATCCTCATCGGCAACCTCGGCGCCGATCCCGAAGTGCGCAGCACCTCCAACGGGGGGCGCGTCGCGACGGTCTCGCTGGCGACCGGTCGCCAGTGGAAAGGGGCCGACGGCAGCAAGCAGGAGAAGACCGCCTGGCACCGCATCGTCTTCTGGAATGCCAAGAACGGCCAGCAGCTCGCCGACATCATCGAGCGCTATTGCAAGAAGGGCGACAAGCTCTACGTCGAGGGCGAGATCGAATACCGCACCTGGCAGGACAAGGAAGGGCAGACGCGCTACTCCACCGAGATCAATGGTCGCGAGCTGATTCTCCTCTCCGGCAAGGGTGAGGGAAGCGAGGGTGGTGGCGGCAATTGGGGCGGCGGGAGTGCTCGTGCGGCGGCGCCAGCCGCCAAGGGTGGCGAGAAGAAGGACGAGTCCTTCGACTCCTTCCCGGAGGCGCTCGACGCCGAGGATGACGACCTGCCCTTCTGA
- the rimI gene encoding ribosomal protein S18-alanine N-acetyltransferase: protein MDGPCRLRPASSADIAAFAQLEIASFSDPWTTEQLREALSWPGAVVLTAELPEGGIAGYVLGRVIVDEGEILTIATDPARRRAGIGRALLMAALTAMVQRGAHAVWLEVRASNDAARQMYQQAGFVAAGLRKGYYRRPVEDALVLRRDLSPSAFRSAEP from the coding sequence ATGGACGGCCCTTGCCGCCTGCGCCCGGCCTCATCCGCTGACATCGCGGCATTCGCGCAGCTCGAGATTGCCTCGTTTTCCGATCCATGGACGACCGAGCAGCTGCGTGAGGCCTTGAGCTGGCCCGGCGCTGTGGTGCTGACGGCCGAACTTCCCGAGGGCGGCATCGCGGGGTACGTCCTCGGTCGCGTGATCGTCGATGAGGGCGAGATCCTCACGATCGCGACCGATCCGGCACGACGGCGGGCCGGCATCGGACGCGCCCTCCTGATGGCGGCGCTCACCGCAATGGTCCAGCGGGGAGCCCACGCCGTCTGGCTCGAGGTCCGGGCGTCCAACGATGCCGCTCGGCAGATGTACCAGCAGGCCGGCTTTGTCGCGGCCGGGCTCCGCAAGGGCTATTATCGTCGGCCTGTTGAGGATGCCCTCGTGCTCCGCCGCGACCTTTCCCCGTCCGCGTTTCGGAGTGCCGAGCCGTAG